One segment of Curtobacterium sp. MR_MD2014 DNA contains the following:
- a CDS encoding peptidoglycan DD-metalloendopeptidase family protein: MIRARAKFAAAVTAVVIAAAGLVATASPAQAATTYKGSVKAGTTLQPGDTITSTNGQFRLVMQGDGNLVEYGIGNVVLWASNTPEQYGAAAVVQKDGRLSLVRSGRLVAQWGSAGASKDFGVRADGELRMRRTDNGMLWRITVAQSSVRSGNEILPGTVLRSNPGAARTFTMQTDGNLVQYVSGKPVWSSQTFGNPGARAAVQADGNLVVYAAGGRRALWSSRTYGRGAGQLLVQVDSNVVLYGGSDTRTWSTKPVTGLLWPVNGTTISGRYGDDRGAGHVPRYHQGTDAPVRVGTPVYSSGRGTVTTVVRDNPSYGNYVVVSYGLTTVLTAHLSEIGVTKGQMVGIGKQLGKSGNTGQSTGPHVHVETRVNGTLKDPLSLLSFR; this comes from the coding sequence ATGATCAGGGCACGGGCGAAGTTCGCTGCGGCCGTCACCGCCGTCGTCATCGCGGCCGCGGGACTCGTCGCCACCGCGTCGCCGGCGCAGGCCGCGACCACCTACAAGGGCTCGGTGAAGGCCGGCACGACCTTGCAGCCGGGTGACACCATCACCTCGACCAACGGGCAGTTCCGACTCGTGATGCAGGGCGACGGCAACCTCGTCGAGTACGGCATCGGCAACGTCGTGCTCTGGGCGTCGAACACCCCGGAGCAGTACGGCGCAGCAGCCGTCGTGCAGAAGGACGGCCGCCTGTCGCTCGTCCGGAGCGGTCGACTCGTGGCGCAGTGGGGGTCCGCCGGGGCGTCGAAGGACTTCGGTGTCCGCGCGGACGGCGAGCTGCGGATGCGCAGGACCGACAACGGCATGCTCTGGCGCATCACGGTCGCGCAGAGCAGCGTCCGGTCCGGCAACGAGATCCTGCCCGGCACCGTGCTCCGATCGAACCCGGGCGCGGCGCGGACGTTCACGATGCAGACGGACGGCAACCTGGTGCAGTACGTCAGCGGCAAGCCGGTCTGGTCGTCGCAGACCTTCGGCAACCCCGGGGCGAGGGCCGCCGTGCAGGCGGACGGCAACCTCGTCGTCTACGCAGCGGGCGGGCGGCGAGCGCTCTGGTCGTCCCGCACGTACGGGCGCGGTGCCGGGCAGTTGCTCGTCCAGGTCGACTCGAACGTCGTCCTGTACGGCGGCTCCGACACGCGGACCTGGTCGACGAAGCCCGTGACCGGTCTGCTCTGGCCGGTGAACGGGACGACCATCTCCGGCCGCTACGGTGACGACCGCGGGGCGGGGCACGTCCCCCGGTACCACCAGGGCACGGATGCCCCCGTGCGGGTCGGCACCCCGGTGTACTCGTCAGGTCGGGGCACGGTGACGACGGTGGTCCGCGACAACCCGAGCTACGGCAACTACGTCGTCGTCTCCTACGGCCTGACCACCGTCCTGACCGCGCACCTGAGCGAGATCGGTGTGACCAAGGGCCAGATGGTGGGCATCGGCAAGCAGCTCGGCAAGTCGGGCAACACCGGGCAGTCCACCGGTCCGCACGTGCACGTCGAGACCCGCGTGAACGGCACGCTGAAGGACCCGCTGTCGTTGCTCTCGTTCCGCTGA
- a CDS encoding DNA alkylation repair protein translates to MQRHDAESVLAALARTPGDVAGARRVARRFADVDAGERSALLWSEDAGARLVAVLLLVQAMRAHPDPELTDEYLAAAKAERFEDTVLVDVAAEELVGVPLVGTSTGPLFALAKSDVATVRRIAVVATLAFVKQGDAEVPLAIAGRLVRERSDTVQSALGWVLRETGKRASEPALVAFLERNGRFLSTAARATATEHLPPAERDRLRG, encoded by the coding sequence ATGCAGCGCCACGACGCCGAGTCGGTCCTCGCCGCCCTCGCCAGGACCCCGGGTGACGTCGCGGGTGCCCGGCGCGTCGCCCGACGGTTCGCCGACGTCGACGCCGGGGAGCGCTCGGCGCTGCTGTGGAGCGAGGACGCGGGAGCGCGGCTGGTCGCCGTGCTGCTGCTGGTGCAGGCGATGCGCGCGCACCCCGACCCCGAGCTGACCGACGAGTACCTCGCCGCGGCGAAGGCCGAGCGGTTCGAGGACACGGTCCTGGTGGACGTCGCGGCCGAGGAGCTCGTCGGTGTCCCGCTCGTCGGCACCTCGACCGGCCCGCTGTTCGCGCTCGCGAAGTCCGACGTGGCGACGGTCCGCCGGATCGCCGTCGTCGCGACGCTCGCCTTCGTCAAGCAGGGGGACGCCGAGGTGCCGCTCGCGATCGCCGGTCGGCTGGTCCGGGAGCGCAGCGACACCGTGCAGTCCGCGCTCGGGTGGGTCCTCCGCGAAACCGGGAAGCGCGCCTCGGAGCCGGCGCTCGTGGCCTTCCTCGAGCGGAACGGCCGCTTCCTGTCGACGGCGGCCCGGGCGACCGCGACCGAGCACCTGCCGCCGGCCGAACGGGACCGCCTGCGCGGCTGA
- a CDS encoding polysaccharide deacetylase family protein, translating into MDHSTTRRTILAGATGTLAAAVLAACSGGDRPARPTSATPTRSTAAPTPTPTPTPTPTPTPTPTRPALTRVPLPGGTITGLPEGTPGIAWTVDDGASPEVVEAYARFAAETGTRLTFFVNGDRPSWTEHADLLRPLVDSGQVQLGNHTWSHPALTKLGDQAIQDELMRNHAFLERTFGVDARPYFRPPFGYHDARVDRAAAAVGYSTPLLWYGTLADSGDITAEQIVGFAEQWFQPAHIVIGHANFPGTIGALPRLHELLEERGLATWTLDDVFAH; encoded by the coding sequence ATGGACCACAGCACCACCCGCCGGACGATCCTCGCCGGGGCGACCGGCACCCTGGCGGCCGCGGTCCTCGCTGCCTGTTCCGGTGGTGACCGGCCCGCGAGGCCGACGTCTGCCACCCCCACGCGCTCGACGGCCGCCCCGACCCCGACACCGACACCCACACCCACACCCACGCCGACCCCGACCCCGACGAGGCCGGCGCTGACGCGGGTCCCCCTGCCCGGCGGCACGATCACGGGTCTGCCGGAGGGCACGCCGGGGATCGCGTGGACCGTGGACGACGGGGCATCACCCGAGGTCGTCGAGGCCTACGCCCGCTTCGCCGCCGAGACCGGGACGCGCCTGACGTTCTTCGTGAACGGGGACCGACCGTCGTGGACCGAGCACGCCGACCTGCTGCGGCCGCTCGTCGACTCCGGGCAGGTGCAGCTCGGCAACCACACGTGGAGCCACCCCGCGCTGACGAAGCTCGGCGACCAGGCGATCCAGGACGAACTGATGCGCAACCACGCGTTCCTCGAGCGGACGTTCGGCGTCGACGCCCGCCCGTACTTCCGACCGCCCTTCGGGTACCACGACGCGCGGGTGGACCGTGCCGCGGCGGCCGTCGGCTACTCGACCCCGCTCCTCTGGTACGGGACGCTCGCGGACTCGGGCGACATCACGGCGGAGCAGATCGTCGGCTTCGCGGAGCAGTGGTTCCAGCCGGCACACATCGTCATCGGACACGCGAACTTCCCCGGCACGATCGGGGCACTCCCGAGGCTGCACGAGCTGCTCGAGGAGCGCGGCCTGGCGACCTGGACGCTGGACGACGTCTTCGCGCACTGA
- a CDS encoding zinc-dependent alcohol dehydrogenase, with amino-acid sequence MRALTWQGTEKVSVETVPDPTIQEPTDAIVRITSTAICGSDLHLYRVLGPYIDKGDVLGHEPMGIVEEVGSAVTNLKVGDRVVVPFNISCGHCWMCQHGFQSQCETTQVKEYGTGASLFGYTKMYGQVPGGQAEYLRVPHADYGPIKVPDTGADDQWLFMSDIIPTAWQAVQYAEVPEGGTLAVLGLGPVGQFAARIGKHLGYRVLAVDPEQVRRDLGAKHGIEVFDLDDDMVSKLIDLTDGRGPDGVVDAVGMEAHGNPVAGFAQRAAGLLPDKLAQKAIETAGVDRLAAVHAAIDLVRRGGTVSLSGVYGGMADPMPMMTLFDKQITIREGQCNVRRWVDDLMPLVSDPSDPLGTLDLTTHRVSLEDAPEMYSVFQKKEDGCIKVVLDPSMAAA; translated from the coding sequence GTGCGCGCACTCACCTGGCAGGGCACCGAGAAGGTGTCCGTCGAGACCGTCCCCGACCCGACGATCCAGGAGCCGACCGACGCGATCGTGCGGATCACCTCGACGGCGATCTGCGGCTCCGACCTGCACCTGTACCGGGTCCTCGGCCCGTACATCGACAAGGGCGACGTCCTCGGCCACGAGCCCATGGGCATCGTCGAGGAGGTCGGCTCCGCCGTCACGAACCTCAAGGTCGGCGACCGCGTCGTCGTGCCGTTCAACATCTCCTGCGGCCACTGCTGGATGTGCCAGCACGGCTTCCAGTCGCAGTGCGAGACCACCCAGGTGAAGGAGTACGGCACCGGTGCCTCGCTCTTCGGGTACACGAAGATGTACGGCCAGGTCCCCGGTGGCCAGGCCGAGTACCTCCGCGTGCCGCACGCCGACTACGGGCCCATCAAGGTGCCGGACACCGGGGCGGACGACCAGTGGCTCTTCATGAGCGACATCATCCCGACCGCGTGGCAGGCCGTGCAGTACGCCGAGGTCCCCGAGGGCGGCACGCTCGCGGTGCTCGGTCTCGGTCCGGTCGGCCAGTTCGCCGCACGCATCGGCAAGCACCTCGGGTACCGGGTCCTCGCCGTCGACCCCGAGCAGGTCCGCCGCGACCTCGGGGCGAAGCACGGCATCGAGGTGTTCGACCTCGACGACGACATGGTGTCGAAGCTGATCGACCTCACCGACGGGCGCGGCCCGGACGGCGTCGTCGACGCGGTCGGCATGGAGGCGCACGGCAACCCCGTCGCCGGGTTCGCGCAGCGCGCGGCCGGGCTGCTGCCCGACAAGCTCGCGCAGAAGGCCATCGAGACCGCGGGCGTCGACCGCCTGGCGGCGGTGCACGCGGCGATCGACCTCGTCCGCCGAGGCGGCACGGTCTCGCTGTCCGGTGTCTACGGCGGCATGGCCGACCCGATGCCGATGATGACCCTCTTCGACAAGCAGATCACGATCCGCGAGGGACAGTGCAACGTCCGCCGCTGGGTCGACGACCTCATGCCGCTCGTGTCCGACCCCTCGGACCCGCTCGGCACCCTCGACCTCACCACGCACCGGGTCTCGCTCGAGGACGCCCCGGAGATGTACTCGGTCTTCCAGAAGAAGGAGGACGGCTGCATCAAGGTCGTGCTCGACCCGTCGATGGCCGCGGCCTGA
- a CDS encoding NAD-dependent epimerase/dehydratase family protein, translated as MRVVVVGATGNVGTAVLRRLAAARLTGDGRAGDEDGLRVVGVARRVPDARVAPYDVAVWHAVDVGGPRAVDELTAVFQGADAVVHLAWALQPTHDIPAQHRTNVTGTANVLAAVARAGVGQVVVSSSVGAYRGVDVEGKRTPVDESFPATGIQTATYSIHKAENEAALDVFASQHPGVVVTRLRPGLVFQRGVAAELRGLFLGHLVPMSIVRAARFAVLPLPLPFVFQAVHADDLADAFWRTIDRRAAGAFNIAATPVLTPPRMARAAGMLGAVRVPLRLLRGIVTLTWRLRLQPTDAGWLDIAAGVPIMRTDRARRELGWVPQHTAEDALRELVGGFADGANVEASGPLRG; from the coding sequence ATGCGCGTCGTCGTGGTCGGGGCGACCGGCAACGTCGGGACCGCGGTGCTGCGACGGCTCGCGGCTGCGCGGCTCACCGGTGACGGCCGCGCGGGCGACGAGGACGGCCTGCGGGTCGTCGGCGTCGCCCGCCGGGTGCCGGACGCCCGGGTCGCGCCGTACGACGTCGCCGTGTGGCACGCGGTCGACGTCGGTGGTCCGCGCGCCGTGGACGAGCTGACGGCGGTGTTCCAGGGTGCCGACGCCGTGGTGCACCTGGCGTGGGCACTGCAGCCGACGCACGACATCCCGGCGCAGCACCGAACGAACGTCACCGGGACGGCGAACGTGCTCGCGGCGGTCGCCCGGGCCGGCGTCGGGCAGGTCGTCGTGTCCTCGTCGGTCGGCGCTTACCGCGGCGTCGACGTCGAGGGCAAGCGGACCCCGGTGGACGAGTCGTTCCCCGCCACCGGCATCCAGACCGCCACCTACTCGATCCACAAGGCCGAGAACGAAGCCGCTCTCGACGTGTTCGCGTCGCAGCACCCCGGGGTCGTCGTCACGCGGCTCCGACCCGGACTGGTGTTCCAGCGCGGGGTCGCGGCCGAGCTCCGGGGGCTGTTCCTCGGGCACCTCGTGCCGATGTCGATCGTCCGGGCGGCTCGGTTCGCGGTGCTGCCGCTGCCGCTGCCGTTCGTGTTCCAGGCCGTGCACGCCGACGACCTGGCGGACGCGTTCTGGCGGACGATCGACCGACGTGCGGCCGGGGCGTTCAACATCGCGGCGACGCCGGTGCTCACCCCGCCACGCATGGCCCGGGCAGCGGGGATGCTCGGGGCGGTGCGGGTACCGCTCCGGCTGCTGCGCGGGATCGTCACGCTGACCTGGCGGCTCCGGCTCCAACCGACGGACGCCGGGTGGCTCGACATCGCCGCCGGCGTGCCGATCATGCGGACCGACCGGGCTCGGCGCGAGCTCGGGTGGGTGCCGCAGCACACGGCGGAGGACGCGCTGCGCGAGCTCGTCGGCGGTTTCGCGGACGGGGCGAACGTCGAGGCGTCCGGGCCCCTGCGCGGCTGA
- a CDS encoding DUF6314 family protein: MSPTSPLLPTDLLGDWTLRRTVDDRLAGVTGTVTGSTTLTLTTPDEVRWDESGTMTFDGRVVPVSRTLVVRRGPDGRWTVHFADGRVFHDWVWGTTVEHACAPDDYTGVLDGDAERWTVRWRARGPAKDHRLDSVLQRRSTTAD; encoded by the coding sequence GTGTCGCCGACGAGCCCGCTGCTGCCGACGGACCTGCTGGGCGACTGGACGCTCCGCCGGACGGTCGACGACCGCCTCGCGGGTGTGACCGGCACCGTCACCGGGTCGACGACCCTGACGCTGACGACCCCGGACGAGGTGCGCTGGGACGAGTCCGGCACCATGACGTTCGACGGCCGCGTGGTGCCGGTGTCCCGGACCCTCGTCGTGCGCCGGGGCCCTGACGGCCGGTGGACGGTGCACTTCGCCGACGGCCGGGTCTTCCACGACTGGGTGTGGGGCACCACGGTCGAGCACGCGTGCGCGCCCGACGACTACACGGGCGTGCTCGACGGGGACGCCGAGCGCTGGACCGTCCGGTGGCGGGCACGCGGCCCGGCGAAGGACCACCGGCTCGACAGCGTCCTGCAGCGTCGGTCCACCACGGCAGACTGA
- a CDS encoding pentapeptide repeat-containing protein — translation MARSSTGTAAPRITPIDPRDLDDWAPAPGDVLTGDRIDGRRIDVLDLAGERLPDLELEECVVDTLRADGTDLRGLRIRDSVVETLDAPVFRASSSAWREVRVAGGRVGSAELYDATLNGVEFVGMKLGFVNLRGSTLTDVVFRDCVVDELDVADARLLRVAFPGTRIRSVEGSGTRIEHVDLRDADLDRVERLEGLRGATIGTDQLFALAPLLAAQAGYRVE, via the coding sequence ATGGCACGCTCCTCGACCGGTACCGCCGCCCCACGGATCACCCCCATCGACCCGCGGGATCTCGACGACTGGGCACCGGCGCCCGGTGACGTCCTGACCGGGGACCGGATCGACGGCAGGCGCATCGACGTGCTCGACCTCGCGGGCGAGCGCCTGCCCGACCTCGAGCTCGAGGAGTGCGTGGTCGACACGCTCCGGGCGGACGGCACCGACCTGCGCGGACTGCGCATCCGCGACTCGGTGGTCGAGACGCTCGACGCGCCGGTGTTCCGCGCCTCGAGCAGCGCCTGGCGCGAGGTCCGGGTCGCCGGTGGCCGGGTCGGCTCCGCCGAGCTGTACGACGCGACGCTGAACGGGGTCGAGTTCGTCGGCATGAAGCTCGGGTTCGTCAACCTGCGCGGCTCGACGCTCACCGACGTCGTGTTCCGCGACTGCGTGGTCGACGAGCTCGACGTGGCCGACGCCCGGCTGCTGCGCGTGGCCTTCCCCGGCACCCGGATCCGCTCCGTGGAGGGCTCGGGCACCCGCATCGAGCACGTGGACCTGCGCGACGCCGACCTCGACCGGGTGGAGCGGCTCGAGGGCCTCCGCGGGGCGACGATCGGCACCGACCAGCTGTTCGCCCTCGCGCCGCTCCTGGCAGCGCAGGCCGGCTACCGCGTGGAGTGA
- a CDS encoding NAD(P)/FAD-dependent oxidoreductase, with protein sequence MRDHYDVIVIGGSAAGLSAALITGRSRRSVLVVDAGEPRNAPAEGAHNYLGREGVAPAELTRIGREEVAAYGVEVAAGRVVATSATEGTGVDPVGFSVTLDSGAVVTSRRLVVASGAVDVLPDVPGLAEQWGRGVVHCPFCHGWEVRDGRIGVLVTTPNGAHHAQMFRALSDRVTAFVTDPALVDDTALAGLRARGVEVVEASVTRVHSSDGVLTGVELDSGEVVALDALAASSTAEPRVGFLEGLGLHAEDVIVNGFRFGGGLTVDAVGQTGVRGVYAAGNVTAPMATVIASAAAGTQAGAAVHGDLVQADIAAALAADAEPAGHSTR encoded by the coding sequence ATGCGTGATCACTACGACGTCATCGTCATCGGCGGCTCGGCCGCCGGCCTGTCCGCCGCACTCATCACGGGGCGGTCGCGCCGTTCCGTCCTCGTCGTCGACGCGGGTGAGCCCCGGAACGCGCCCGCCGAGGGCGCCCACAACTACCTCGGGCGCGAGGGCGTCGCACCCGCGGAGCTGACCCGGATCGGCCGTGAGGAGGTCGCCGCGTACGGCGTCGAGGTCGCGGCCGGGAGGGTCGTGGCCACGTCCGCCACCGAGGGCACCGGTGTCGACCCCGTCGGCTTCTCGGTCACCCTCGACTCCGGAGCGGTCGTCACGTCGCGCCGGTTGGTCGTCGCCTCCGGCGCCGTCGACGTGCTGCCGGACGTCCCCGGCCTCGCCGAGCAGTGGGGACGCGGCGTCGTGCACTGCCCGTTCTGCCACGGGTGGGAGGTCCGCGACGGCCGCATCGGTGTCCTCGTCACCACACCGAACGGTGCGCACCACGCCCAGATGTTCCGCGCGCTGAGCGACCGGGTCACGGCGTTCGTCACGGACCCCGCACTGGTCGACGACACCGCGCTCGCCGGTCTCCGGGCCCGCGGCGTCGAGGTGGTCGAGGCGTCGGTCACGCGGGTCCACTCCTCGGACGGCGTCCTGACCGGTGTCGAGCTCGACTCCGGGGAGGTCGTCGCGCTCGACGCGCTCGCGGCGTCGAGCACGGCGGAGCCACGCGTCGGGTTCCTCGAGGGGCTCGGGCTGCACGCGGAGGACGTCATCGTGAACGGCTTCCGGTTCGGCGGTGGGCTCACCGTCGACGCGGTCGGCCAGACGGGTGTCCGCGGGGTGTACGCCGCGGGCAACGTCACGGCACCGATGGCCACCGTCATCGCGTCGGCGGCTGCGGGGACCCAGGCCGGTGCCGCGGTGCACGGCGACCTCGTCCAGGCCGACATCGCGGCGGCGCTGGCCGCCGACGCGGAGCCCGCCGGTCACTCCACGCGGTAG
- a CDS encoding helix-turn-helix domain-containing protein, which yields MVHGREERITPPTTAQVVDAVGPRLRSLRERRQVTLAALAAETGISVSTLSRLESGQRRPTLELLLPLARAYQVPLDDLVGAPQTGDPRVHLQPERHGGRVVIPLTKRTGGVRSFKQLIPPMPANGDRSLKTHEGYEWLYVLSGRLRLLLGDRDFDLGPGEVVEFDTHTPHWVGNTTDEVTEVLCLYGPQGERAHVRSRPAG from the coding sequence ATGGTGCACGGCCGGGAGGAACGGATCACCCCACCGACGACGGCGCAGGTCGTCGACGCGGTCGGCCCGCGGCTGCGGTCGCTGCGGGAGCGACGACAGGTCACGCTCGCGGCGCTCGCCGCGGAGACCGGCATCTCGGTGTCGACGCTCTCGCGGCTCGAGTCGGGGCAGCGTCGACCGACCCTCGAGCTGCTGCTGCCCCTCGCCCGGGCGTACCAGGTGCCGCTCGACGACCTCGTCGGCGCACCGCAGACCGGCGACCCACGCGTCCACCTGCAGCCCGAGCGGCACGGCGGTCGCGTGGTGATCCCGCTGACGAAGCGCACCGGGGGCGTGCGGTCGTTCAAGCAGCTCATCCCGCCGATGCCGGCGAACGGCGACCGGAGCCTGAAGACGCACGAGGGCTACGAGTGGCTCTACGTGCTGTCGGGACGCCTGCGCCTGCTGCTCGGCGACCGCGACTTCGACCTCGGGCCGGGCGAGGTCGTCGAGTTCGACACGCACACCCCGCACTGGGTCGGCAACACCACGGACGAGGTCACCGAGGTGCTCTGCCTGTACGGGCCGCAGGGGGAGCGGGCCCACGTGCGGTCACGGCCGGCGGGCTGA
- a CDS encoding glycosyltransferase family 2 protein: MPQVSVVVPVLDDAEHLARCLEALAAQTHPVHEVLVVDNGSTDDSVEVARAAGATVLHEPVRGIASASARGYDRASGDVIARLDADSVPPPGWIAESVRLLGTPGVVAVTGPGRPSQGGRALRRLWDALYMGPYFVLMWSALGRPPLFGSATVMFRDTWTAVRGRVHRDDPEVHDDVDLSMQLDPAWRVLVDRALTVEVSARPLSGATSVARRTRRAFHTFRVNGRRANPVRRWARRGRVALRARVRARWTRRR, encoded by the coding sequence GTGCCGCAGGTCTCCGTCGTCGTCCCCGTGCTCGACGATGCCGAGCACCTCGCACGCTGCCTGGAGGCGTTGGCCGCGCAGACGCACCCCGTGCACGAGGTCCTCGTCGTCGACAACGGCAGCACCGACGACAGCGTCGAGGTCGCCCGGGCCGCGGGCGCGACCGTGTTGCACGAACCCGTGCGCGGCATCGCCTCGGCCTCGGCTCGTGGGTACGACCGCGCCTCGGGGGACGTCATCGCGCGGCTCGACGCCGACTCGGTGCCGCCGCCGGGATGGATCGCCGAGTCTGTGCGCCTGCTCGGGACACCGGGCGTCGTGGCCGTGACCGGCCCGGGCCGTCCGAGTCAGGGTGGCCGGGCCCTCCGCCGCCTGTGGGACGCGCTCTACATGGGGCCGTACTTCGTGCTGATGTGGTCCGCGCTCGGACGGCCGCCGCTCTTCGGGTCTGCGACGGTGATGTTCCGCGACACCTGGACAGCGGTGCGCGGCCGCGTGCACCGCGACGACCCCGAGGTGCACGACGACGTCGACCTCTCGATGCAGCTCGACCCCGCCTGGCGCGTCCTGGTCGATCGTGCGCTGACCGTCGAGGTGTCCGCGAGGCCGTTGTCCGGGGCGACCTCCGTCGCGCGGCGGACCCGGCGCGCGTTCCACACCTTCCGGGTCAACGGCCGACGGGCGAACCCGGTGCGGCGCTGGGCGCGACGGGGCCGCGTGGCCCTCCGGGCCCGGGTCCGCGCTCGCTGGACCCGCCGGCGCTGA
- a CDS encoding phage holin family protein encodes MSHTVPGATPLGEPTPEERAATTPLGELLTDVSKDLSSLFRQEVALAKAELTESAKKAGKAGGMFGGAGLTALFALLFLSIAAWWGLGYLIGNAWSAVVIAVVYAIVAAILAVRGRKEIKEIQGAPQTVETVKEVPEALKPNTGRKP; translated from the coding sequence ATGAGCCACACGGTCCCGGGCGCGACCCCGCTCGGTGAGCCGACGCCCGAGGAACGCGCCGCCACGACGCCCCTGGGCGAACTGCTGACCGACGTGTCGAAGGACCTGTCGTCGCTGTTCCGCCAGGAGGTCGCCCTCGCCAAGGCGGAGCTCACCGAGTCCGCCAAGAAGGCGGGCAAGGCCGGCGGCATGTTCGGCGGCGCCGGGCTCACCGCCCTGTTCGCCCTGTTGTTCCTGTCGATCGCCGCGTGGTGGGGTCTCGGGTACCTCATCGGCAACGCGTGGTCCGCCGTCGTGATCGCCGTGGTCTACGCGATCGTCGCCGCGATCCTCGCCGTCCGGGGGCGCAAGGAGATCAAGGAGATCCAGGGCGCCCCGCAGACGGTCGAGACCGTCAAGGAAGTCCCCGAAGCACTGAAGCCGAACACCGGGAGGAAGCCATGA
- a CDS encoding DUF3618 domain-containing protein codes for MSTPEEIRADIERTRGALGSDVDALADKVNPSSIAHRQTDRVKNRFQGVRDSVMGSAHSAGSSVSGSASGTADQAKDVAHKGVEKAKGNPLAVGLIAFGAGWLASSLIPTSDKEEQLAGELKDKAAPLVEDVKSQAKDVSSQLGDVAKEHAQDLKGTAQDAAQTVKDEAQGAASDVQEHAKGAADDVRSS; via the coding sequence ATGAGCACCCCAGAAGAGATCCGTGCCGACATCGAGCGCACCCGCGGTGCCCTCGGGTCCGACGTCGACGCCCTGGCCGACAAGGTCAACCCGTCGTCGATCGCGCACCGCCAGACCGACCGGGTGAAGAACCGTTTCCAGGGCGTCCGCGACTCGGTGATGGGCTCGGCGCACTCCGCCGGCTCGAGCGTCTCGGGGTCGGCGTCCGGGACGGCCGACCAGGCGAAGGACGTTGCGCACAAGGGTGTCGAGAAGGCCAAGGGCAACCCGCTCGCGGTCGGGCTCATCGCGTTCGGCGCCGGGTGGCTCGCCTCGTCGCTCATCCCGACGTCCGACAAGGAGGAGCAGCTCGCCGGTGAGCTCAAGGACAAGGCGGCGCCCCTCGTCGAGGACGTCAAGTCCCAGGCGAAGGACGTCAGTTCGCAGCTGGGCGACGTGGCGAAGGAGCACGCGCAGGACCTCAAGGGGACCGCGCAGGATGCCGCGCAGACCGTCAAGGACGAGGCGCAGGGCGCCGCGTCCGACGTCCAGGAGCACGCGAAGGGTGCTGCGGACGACGTGCGCAGCAGCTGA
- a CDS encoding MarR family winged helix-turn-helix transcriptional regulator produces MDPIDELAAELRQSIGRVVRAARREGDSLPPAHSTTLGFLGREGPMTIAELARRRGVKHQGQSRTVAELTSQEYVERTVSETDRRASVIRITDAGRAALQRDMDGRADWLATAVRAELDDDERALLARLPDILERLARRAG; encoded by the coding sequence ATGGACCCGATCGACGAACTCGCCGCCGAGTTGCGCCAGTCGATCGGCCGCGTCGTGCGGGCGGCCCGGCGCGAGGGCGACAGCCTGCCGCCGGCGCACTCGACGACGCTGGGGTTCCTCGGACGCGAGGGGCCGATGACGATCGCGGAGCTCGCCCGGCGACGCGGCGTGAAGCACCAGGGGCAGTCCCGGACCGTTGCGGAGCTGACGAGCCAGGAGTACGTCGAGCGGACCGTGTCCGAGACGGACCGACGGGCGTCGGTGATCCGCATCACCGATGCCGGCCGCGCCGCGCTGCAGCGGGACATGGACGGGCGCGCGGACTGGCTCGCGACGGCCGTGCGTGCGGAGCTCGACGACGACGAGCGCGCGCTCCTCGCCCGGTTGCCCGACATCCTCGAGCGTCTGGCGCGCCGGGCTGGCTGA
- a CDS encoding MBL fold metallo-hydrolase — translation MQLTKYNHATVVLEQDGASLVIDPGSFTPESADLVAGATVVLVTHEHADHFAVDAIRAGLERSADVVVHGPASVVEQLGDHDGRVRAVAAGDTVEVGPFRARVFGEEHAVIHRDIPTIANVGYLVNDAVFHPGDAYLVPDVPVRTLLVPTSGPWAKTGEGVDYVRAVAPEHVVQIHELLLSEGGQEMNVRMFGTEGLGGVPASILPVGSSIEV, via the coding sequence ATGCAGCTGACGAAGTACAACCACGCCACCGTCGTCCTCGAGCAGGACGGCGCCTCGCTCGTCATCGACCCGGGCTCGTTCACGCCCGAGTCCGCCGACCTCGTCGCCGGGGCCACGGTCGTCCTCGTCACGCACGAGCACGCCGACCACTTCGCCGTCGACGCGATCCGTGCGGGTCTGGAGCGCAGCGCCGACGTCGTCGTCCACGGTCCGGCGTCGGTCGTCGAGCAGCTCGGCGACCACGACGGCCGCGTCCGCGCGGTCGCCGCGGGCGACACGGTCGAGGTCGGGCCCTTCCGTGCCCGGGTCTTCGGGGAGGAGCACGCGGTCATCCACCGCGACATCCCCACCATCGCGAACGTGGGCTACCTGGTGAACGACGCCGTCTTCCACCCGGGCGACGCCTACCTCGTGCCGGACGTCCCGGTCCGGACCCTGCTCGTCCCGACGAGCGGGCCGTGGGCGAAGACCGGCGAAGGTGTCGACTACGTCCGCGCGGTCGCACCGGAGCACGTGGTGCAGATCCACGAGCTGCTCCTCAGCGAGGGTGGTCAGGAGATGAACGTCCGGATGTTCGGCACCGAGGGCCTCGGTGGCGTCCCGGCGTCGATCCTGCCCGTCGGTTCGTCGATCGAGGTCTGA